A part of Drosophila ananassae strain 14024-0371.13 chromosome 2R, ASM1763931v2, whole genome shotgun sequence genomic DNA contains:
- the LOC6493149 gene encoding ras-related protein Rab-26 isoform X1 codes for MGWPINNEDTAEFPTSELRLLIYVCACVKYRIRPIKTRTRDRKEVSKMRRQQTRYRSDSIASPSGGRKPSISVAAPPSPFASGSPTRRESLVKPTWQHITPGQLPPKTLDKINGIASDDSDDDGYPKRRPSVIVHQRQQSISQQPLLPEYMSATSLFRSAPDPAPQPQTAGNGFMARLNSVRLAAGTEQQPLLDTGGGGGGGHAAPTATAAPAPGPGAEGASATLCKNAGRALIRMISSTNAPEDDEDFDIMGKVIMLGDSGVGKTSLLIRFRDGRYVPSYFLSTVGIDFRNKVVVVDGTRVKLQIWDTAGQERFRSVTHAYYRDAHALLLLYDVTNKTTYDNIRAWLGEIREYAQEDVVIVLIGNKADCSGSERQVKREDGERLGREHNVPFMETSAKTGLNVELAFTAVARQLKSRGYEHGDDGKFNVHDFVRDNTKARSVCAQCRNM; via the exons ATGGGGTGGCCCATCAATAATGAAGACACTGCCGAATTTCCGACATCTGAGCTGAGATTATTGATTTATGTATGTGCGTGTGTTAAATATAGAATCAGGCCAATCAAGACCAGGACGAGAGACAGAAAAGAGGTTTCAAAGATGCGACGTCAGCAGACTCGTTACCGGAGTGATTCCATCGCCAGTCCGTCGGGTGGCCGGAAGCCCTCCATTTCGGTGGCCGCACCCCCATCGCCGTTCGCCAGCGGATCGCCCACTCGAAGGGAGTCCCTGGTTAAGCCCACCTGGCAGCACATCACCCCCGGCCAGTTGCCGCCCAAGACGCTGGACAAGATCAATGGCATAGCGTCGGATGACTCGGACGATGATGGCTACCCGAAGCGGCGACCCAGCGTGATTGTCCACCAGCGCCAGCAGTCCATCTCCCAGCAACCCCTGCTGCCGGAATACATGAGCGCCACCTCTCTGTTCCGCAGTGCTCCGGATCCAGCCCCACAGCCACAGACCGCTGGCAATGGTTTCATGGCTCGTCTGAACAGTGTCCGCCTGGCAGCTGGAACGGAGCAACAGCCGCTCCTGGACActggcggaggaggaggtggtggccATGCAGCCccaacagcaactgcagctCCCGCCCCAGGACCCGGGGCCGAAGGAGCCAGCGCCACGCTCTGCAAGAATGCAGGACGTGCCCTAATCCGCATGATTTCATCCACCAATGCGCCGGAGGACGATGAGGATTTTGACATCATGGGCAAG GTCATAATGCTGGGCGATTCGGGAGTGGGAAAGACGTCGCTTTTAATACGATTCCGCGACGGTCGCTACGTGCCGAGCTATTTCCTCAGCACTGTCGGCATTGATTTTAGG AACAAAGTGGTTGTTGTCGATGGCACGCGCGTCAAGCTACAGATCTGGGATACGGCCGGACAGGAGAGATTCCGGAGTGTCACCCACGCCTACTACCGCGATGCACACG CCCTGCTGCTGCTCTACGATGTGACCAACAAAACCACCTATGACAACATACGGGCATGGCTGGGCGAGATCCGGGAATATGCGCAGGAGGACGTGGTCATCGTTTTAATAG GTAACAAGGCCGACTGCAGCGGCAGCGAGCGTCAGGTGAAGCGGGAGGACGGGGAGCGACTGGGCAGGGAGCACAACGTGCCCTTCATGGAGACCTCGGCCAAGACGGGACTCAATGTGGAGCTGGCCTTCACGGCGGTGGCCAG GCAACTGAAGAGTCGCGGCTACGAGCACGGCGATGATGGAAAATTCAATGTGCATGATTTTGTGCGTGACAATACAAAGGCGCGCTCCGTTTGCGCCCAGTGCAGGAACATGTAA
- the LOC6493149 gene encoding ras-related protein Rab-26 isoform X2, with protein MRRQQTRYRSDSIASPSGGRKPSISVAAPPSPFASGSPTRRESLVKPTWQHITPGQLPPKTLDKINGIASDDSDDDGYPKRRPSVIVHQRQQSISQQPLLPEYMSATSLFRSAPDPAPQPQTAGNGFMARLNSVRLAAGTEQQPLLDTGGGGGGGHAAPTATAAPAPGPGAEGASATLCKNAGRALIRMISSTNAPEDDEDFDIMGKVIMLGDSGVGKTSLLIRFRDGRYVPSYFLSTVGIDFRNKVVVVDGTRVKLQIWDTAGQERFRSVTHAYYRDAHALLLLYDVTNKTTYDNIRAWLGEIREYAQEDVVIVLIGNKADCSGSERQVKREDGERLGREHNVPFMETSAKTGLNVELAFTAVARQLKSRGYEHGDDGKFNVHDFVRDNTKARSVCAQCRNM; from the exons ATGCGACGTCAGCAGACTCGTTACCGGAGTGATTCCATCGCCAGTCCGTCGGGTGGCCGGAAGCCCTCCATTTCGGTGGCCGCACCCCCATCGCCGTTCGCCAGCGGATCGCCCACTCGAAGGGAGTCCCTGGTTAAGCCCACCTGGCAGCACATCACCCCCGGCCAGTTGCCGCCCAAGACGCTGGACAAGATCAATGGCATAGCGTCGGATGACTCGGACGATGATGGCTACCCGAAGCGGCGACCCAGCGTGATTGTCCACCAGCGCCAGCAGTCCATCTCCCAGCAACCCCTGCTGCCGGAATACATGAGCGCCACCTCTCTGTTCCGCAGTGCTCCGGATCCAGCCCCACAGCCACAGACCGCTGGCAATGGTTTCATGGCTCGTCTGAACAGTGTCCGCCTGGCAGCTGGAACGGAGCAACAGCCGCTCCTGGACActggcggaggaggaggtggtggccATGCAGCCccaacagcaactgcagctCCCGCCCCAGGACCCGGGGCCGAAGGAGCCAGCGCCACGCTCTGCAAGAATGCAGGACGTGCCCTAATCCGCATGATTTCATCCACCAATGCGCCGGAGGACGATGAGGATTTTGACATCATGGGCAAG GTCATAATGCTGGGCGATTCGGGAGTGGGAAAGACGTCGCTTTTAATACGATTCCGCGACGGTCGCTACGTGCCGAGCTATTTCCTCAGCACTGTCGGCATTGATTTTAGG AACAAAGTGGTTGTTGTCGATGGCACGCGCGTCAAGCTACAGATCTGGGATACGGCCGGACAGGAGAGATTCCGGAGTGTCACCCACGCCTACTACCGCGATGCACACG CCCTGCTGCTGCTCTACGATGTGACCAACAAAACCACCTATGACAACATACGGGCATGGCTGGGCGAGATCCGGGAATATGCGCAGGAGGACGTGGTCATCGTTTTAATAG GTAACAAGGCCGACTGCAGCGGCAGCGAGCGTCAGGTGAAGCGGGAGGACGGGGAGCGACTGGGCAGGGAGCACAACGTGCCCTTCATGGAGACCTCGGCCAAGACGGGACTCAATGTGGAGCTGGCCTTCACGGCGGTGGCCAG GCAACTGAAGAGTCGCGGCTACGAGCACGGCGATGATGGAAAATTCAATGTGCATGATTTTGTGCGTGACAATACAAAGGCGCGCTCCGTTTGCGCCCAGTGCAGGAACATGTAA